Proteins from one Xanthobacter autotrophicus Py2 genomic window:
- a CDS encoding pyridine nucleotide-disulphide oxidoreductase dimerisation region (PFAM: FAD-dependent pyridine nucleotide-disulphide oxidoreductase; pyridine nucleotide-disulphide oxidoreductase dimerisation region~KEGG: nca:Noca_4827 FAD-dependent pyridine nucleotide-disulphide oxidoreductase) — MKVWNARNDHLTINQWATRIDEILEAPDGGEVIYNVDENDPREYDAIFIGGGAAGRFGSAYLRAMGGRQLIVDRWPFLGGSCPHNACVPHHLFSDCAAELMLARTFSGQYWFPDMTEKVVGIKEVVDLFRAGRNGPHGIMNFQSKEQLNLEYILNCPAKVIDNHTVEAAGKVFKAKNLILAVGAGPGTLDVPGVNAKGVFDHATLVEELDYEPGSTVVVVGGSKTAVEYGCFFNATGRRTVMLVRTEPLKLIKDNETRAYVLDRMKEQGMEIISGSNVTRIEEDANGRVQAVVAMTPNGEMRIETDFVFLGLGEQPRSAELAKILGLDLGPKGEVLVNEYLQTSVPNVYAVGDLIGGPMEMFKARKSGCYAARNVMGEKISYTPKNYPDFLHTHYEVSFLGMGEEEARAAGHEIVTIKMPPDTENGLNVALPASDRTMLYAFGKGTAHMSGFQKIVIDAKTRKVLGAHHVGYGAKDAFQYLNVLIKQGLTVDELGDMDELFLNPTHFIQLSRLRAGSKNLVSL; from the coding sequence GTGAAAGTCTGGAACGCCCGAAACGACCATCTCACCATCAATCAATGGGCCACGCGGATCGATGAGATCCTCGAGGCGCCCGATGGCGGAGAGGTCATCTACAACGTGGACGAGAACGATCCACGCGAATACGACGCCATCTTCATCGGCGGCGGCGCCGCCGGGCGCTTCGGCTCGGCCTATCTGCGCGCCATGGGCGGCCGGCAGCTCATCGTCGACCGCTGGCCGTTCCTGGGCGGCTCGTGCCCGCACAATGCGTGCGTGCCGCACCATCTGTTCTCCGACTGCGCGGCCGAGCTGATGCTCGCGCGCACCTTCTCGGGCCAGTACTGGTTCCCGGACATGACCGAGAAGGTGGTCGGCATCAAGGAGGTGGTCGATCTGTTCCGCGCCGGGCGCAACGGCCCGCACGGCATCATGAACTTCCAGTCCAAGGAACAGCTCAACCTCGAATACATCCTCAACTGCCCGGCCAAGGTGATCGATAATCACACCGTCGAGGCGGCCGGCAAGGTGTTCAAGGCCAAGAACCTGATCCTCGCGGTGGGCGCGGGGCCGGGCACGCTCGACGTGCCGGGCGTCAACGCCAAGGGCGTCTTCGACCACGCGACGCTGGTGGAGGAGCTCGACTACGAGCCCGGCAGCACCGTGGTCGTGGTGGGCGGCTCGAAGACCGCGGTCGAATATGGCTGCTTCTTCAACGCCACCGGCCGGCGCACCGTGATGCTGGTGCGCACCGAGCCGCTCAAGCTCATCAAGGACAACGAGACCCGCGCCTACGTGCTCGACCGCATGAAGGAGCAGGGCATGGAGATCATCTCCGGCTCCAACGTCACGCGCATCGAGGAGGACGCCAACGGCCGCGTTCAGGCGGTGGTGGCCATGACGCCCAACGGCGAGATGCGCATCGAGACCGACTTCGTCTTCCTCGGCCTCGGCGAGCAGCCCCGCTCGGCGGAGCTGGCGAAGATCCTGGGCCTCGATCTCGGCCCCAAGGGCGAGGTGCTGGTCAACGAATATCTTCAGACCAGCGTGCCCAACGTCTACGCGGTGGGCGACCTCATCGGCGGGCCCATGGAGATGTTCAAGGCCCGCAAGTCCGGCTGCTATGCCGCGCGCAACGTCATGGGCGAGAAGATCTCCTACACGCCCAAGAATTATCCCGACTTCCTGCACACCCATTACGAGGTCAGCTTCCTCGGCATGGGCGAGGAGGAAGCCCGCGCGGCGGGGCACGAGATCGTCACCATCAAGATGCCGCCGGACACGGAGAACGGCCTCAACGTGGCGCTGCCGGCCTCCGACCGCACCATGCTCTACGCCTTCGGCAAGGGCACGGCCCACATGTCGGGCTTCCAGAAGATCGTCATCGACGCCAAGACCCGCAAGGTGCTCGGCGCCCATCACGTGGGCTATGGCGCGAAGGACGCGTTCCAATACCTGAACGTGCTCATCAAGCAGGGGCTCACCGTCGACGAACTGGGGGACATGGACGAATTGTTCCTCAATCCGACCCACTTCATCCAGCTCTCGCGCCTGCGCGCGGGCTCGAAGAATCTGGTGAGCCTGTGA
- a CDS encoding monooxygenase component MmoB/DmpM (PFAM: monooxygenase component MmoB/DmpM~KEGG: dar:Daro_3817 monooxygenase component MmoB/DmpM): protein MSNATVDDMDENLVGPVIRAGDLADAVIDAVIADNPGKEVHVIERGDYVRIHTDRDCRLTRASIEQALGRSFVLAAIEAEMSSFKGRMSSSDSEMRWYYKS from the coding sequence ATGAGCAACGCCACCGTCGACGACATGGACGAGAACCTTGTCGGTCCAGTCATTCGCGCCGGAGATCTTGCCGATGCGGTCATCGATGCCGTCATCGCCGACAATCCCGGCAAGGAAGTGCATGTCATCGAGCGCGGTGACTATGTGCGCATCCACACCGACCGCGACTGCCGGCTGACCCGCGCCTCCATCGAGCAGGCCCTGGGGCGCAGCTTCGTGCTCGCCGCCATCGAGGCGGAGATGTCCTCCTTCAAGGGGCGCATGTCCTCCTCGGACAGCGAAATGCGCTGGTACTACAAGTCCTAA
- a CDS encoding aldehyde dehydrogenase (PFAM: aldehyde dehydrogenase~KEGG: azo:azo2852 probable aldehyde dehydrogenase (NAD+)): MTDMIEASRFDELAERNFIGGEWVFTREGYEFDIYDPSNSTVIAEIPLSTHRDITAVMEAAGAASGKWTKLPATARVSALQATLDYLVLRADHVTHIIARDTGLPAPLARQDLEAAIAAARLQLDPAGAKTTAAPGIIAQILSWSGPLGIALTRLFADLAGGDVAVVKPSLRAPLSLVCLAEAFEAACPVGGVFNIVQGAGIDVGMALARQSGLKRVDFQGSRKTAGMVKLSPARHGIPVETHLRHVATMALGPKDDLDAAASAIAEILFAHAARAGHGGLEVSVPEKRIVALADALAPLLKRADYGVGDGRNVAPFIADKFRTQCEANLGAWRAAGAEVLCAAPKPDARTRRMGWFVPPQLLLDREGRVALDPDRPNGPVAVVRPA, encoded by the coding sequence ATGACCGACATGATCGAGGCCTCGCGTTTCGACGAGCTGGCCGAGCGCAACTTCATCGGCGGCGAATGGGTGTTCACCCGCGAGGGCTATGAGTTCGACATCTATGACCCGTCCAACTCGACGGTGATCGCCGAGATCCCGCTCTCCACCCACCGCGACATCACGGCGGTGATGGAGGCGGCGGGCGCGGCGTCGGGCAAATGGACCAAGCTGCCCGCGACCGCGCGGGTGAGCGCGCTCCAGGCGACGCTGGACTATCTCGTCCTGCGGGCCGACCACGTCACCCACATCATCGCCCGCGACACCGGCCTTCCCGCGCCCCTGGCGCGGCAGGACCTCGAGGCGGCCATCGCCGCGGCGCGGCTGCAGCTCGATCCCGCCGGCGCGAAGACGACCGCCGCGCCCGGCATCATCGCGCAGATCCTGTCCTGGTCCGGACCGCTCGGCATCGCGCTCACCCGTCTCTTCGCGGATCTCGCAGGCGGCGACGTGGCGGTGGTGAAGCCCTCCTTGCGCGCGCCCTTGTCGCTGGTGTGCCTGGCCGAGGCGTTCGAGGCGGCCTGCCCGGTGGGCGGCGTCTTCAACATCGTGCAGGGGGCGGGCATCGACGTGGGCATGGCGCTCGCCCGCCAGAGCGGCCTCAAGCGCGTGGACTTCCAGGGCAGCCGCAAGACCGCCGGCATGGTCAAGCTCTCGCCGGCCCGCCACGGCATTCCCGTCGAGACCCATCTGCGCCATGTCGCCACCATGGCGCTCGGGCCGAAGGACGATCTCGACGCAGCGGCGAGCGCCATCGCCGAGATCCTCTTCGCCCATGCCGCGCGTGCGGGCCATGGCGGGCTCGAGGTGAGCGTGCCGGAGAAAAGGATCGTGGCCCTGGCCGACGCGCTCGCGCCCCTCCTGAAGCGGGCCGACTATGGCGTGGGCGATGGGCGCAACGTCGCCCCCTTCATCGCCGACAAGTTCCGCACCCAGTGCGAGGCCAATCTCGGCGCGTGGCGCGCCGCGGGCGCCGAGGTGCTGTGCGCGGCCCCCAAGCCCGACGCCCGCACGCGGCGCATGGGCTGGTTCGTGCCGCCCCAGCTCCTCCTCGACCGGGAGGGCAGGGTGGCGCTCGACCCCGACCGTCCGAACGGCCCCGTCGCCGTGGTGCGCCCCGCCTGA
- a CDS encoding methane/phenol/toluene hydroxylase (PFAM: methane/phenol/toluene hydroxylase~KEGG: rme:Rmet_1312 methane/phenol/toluene hydroxylase) produces MTQQRPTRTRERKKTWTAFGNLGRKPTDYEVVTHNMNHTMRGTPLELSPTVHANVWLKKNRDEIALKVDSWDLFRDPDRTTYDTYVKMQDDQETYVDNLLLSYTGEGRYDEELSSRSLDLLSAGLTPTRYLGHGLQMLAAYIQQLAPSAYVGNCAVFQTSDALRRVQRVAYRTRQLADAHPARGFGSGDRAVWEKSPDWQPIRKAIEELLVTFEWDKALAGTNFVVKPILDELFLNHLARLLHVEGDELDSLVLRNLHGDAQRHARWTAALGRFAVEQNVNNRTVLRDAIAGWHETGEAVLAAGAGMLASRAPSADAAKIADEVRATLAQLHANAGLGHDA; encoded by the coding sequence GTGACACAGCAGCGCCCCACCCGCACGCGCGAGCGCAAGAAGACCTGGACGGCTTTCGGCAATCTCGGACGCAAGCCGACCGACTACGAGGTCGTCACCCACAACATGAACCACACCATGCGCGGCACGCCCCTGGAGCTGTCGCCGACGGTGCACGCCAATGTGTGGCTCAAGAAGAACCGCGACGAGATCGCGCTCAAGGTCGACAGCTGGGATCTGTTCCGCGATCCCGACCGCACCACCTACGACACCTACGTCAAGATGCAGGACGACCAGGAGACCTATGTCGACAACCTGCTCCTGTCCTACACCGGCGAGGGCCGCTACGACGAGGAGCTTTCCTCGCGCAGCCTCGACCTCCTGTCCGCGGGGCTGACGCCGACCCGCTATCTGGGCCATGGGCTGCAGATGCTCGCGGCCTATATCCAGCAGCTCGCCCCGTCGGCCTATGTGGGCAATTGCGCGGTGTTCCAGACCTCCGACGCGCTGCGCCGCGTGCAGCGCGTCGCCTACCGCACCCGCCAGCTCGCCGACGCCCATCCGGCCCGCGGCTTCGGCTCCGGCGACCGGGCGGTGTGGGAGAAGTCCCCGGACTGGCAGCCCATCCGCAAGGCCATCGAGGAGCTGCTCGTCACCTTCGAATGGGACAAGGCGCTCGCCGGCACCAATTTCGTGGTGAAGCCGATCCTCGACGAGCTGTTCCTCAACCACCTGGCGCGCCTGCTCCACGTGGAGGGCGACGAGCTCGACAGCCTCGTGCTGCGGAACCTTCACGGCGACGCCCAGCGCCACGCCCGCTGGACGGCCGCGCTCGGCCGCTTCGCCGTCGAGCAGAACGTGAACAACCGCACGGTCCTGCGCGACGCCATCGCCGGCTGGCACGAGACCGGCGAGGCGGTCCTCGCCGCGGGCGCCGGGATGCTTGCGAGCCGCGCCCCCAGCGCGGATGCGGCCAAGATCGCCGACGAGGTCCGCGCCACGCTCGCGCAGCTGCACGCCAATGCGGGCCTCGGGCACGATGCCTGA
- a CDS encoding DNA binding domain, excisionase family (TIGRFAM: DNA binding domain, excisionase family~PFAM: regulatory protein MerR~KEGG: nca:Noca_4828 hypothetical protein) yields the protein MNEENNLLTLEEAAQYLGFSKTTLRRWTSDGQLACLRVGLRGERRFDRKVLDAFLAGRSEEVGEVAAPALAPPAAAAEPAPLAGQAHAHTHAHLHRHICLHYRNPAEQWESFRTYFLDHYRAGAPTTYMYSSSTRADLLERVHNEGIDPEEAVRSGLLRLVPASESYLRQSEFSADFMISFVRLIMIRMRADGYQRHLTTGEMDWHFMRSAGNIDELHLYERKLNRLSDEYPEATIVCHYDITKFDSEAVLNACLTHPNVYFGERSRKGGVLLP from the coding sequence ATGAATGAAGAGAACAACCTGCTTACCCTCGAGGAAGCCGCCCAATACCTAGGGTTTAGCAAGACGACCCTGCGCCGCTGGACGAGCGACGGCCAATTGGCCTGTCTGCGCGTCGGCCTGCGCGGCGAGCGGCGATTCGATCGCAAGGTGCTGGACGCCTTCCTCGCCGGGCGCAGCGAGGAGGTCGGCGAGGTCGCCGCCCCTGCCCTCGCGCCCCCGGCCGCGGCGGCGGAGCCGGCGCCCCTGGCGGGGCAGGCCCACGCGCACACCCATGCGCATCTTCATCGCCACATCTGCCTGCATTACCGCAATCCCGCCGAGCAGTGGGAAAGCTTCCGCACCTATTTTCTTGATCATTACCGGGCCGGCGCGCCGACCACCTACATGTACAGCAGCTCCACGCGGGCGGATCTGCTCGAGCGCGTGCACAATGAGGGCATCGATCCGGAAGAAGCCGTCCGCTCGGGCCTGCTGCGGCTGGTCCCCGCCAGCGAATCCTATTTGCGCCAGTCCGAGTTTTCCGCCGACTTCATGATTTCCTTTGTCCGATTGATCATGATCCGCATGCGCGCCGACGGTTATCAGCGCCATCTGACCACCGGCGAGATGGACTGGCACTTCATGCGCAGCGCCGGGAACATCGACGAGCTCCACCTCTACGAGCGCAAGCTCAACCGGCTCTCCGACGAATATCCGGAAGCCACCATCGTCTGCCACTACGACATCACGAAGTTCGATTCGGAGGCGGTGCTCAACGCCTGCCTGACCCATCCGAACGTCTATTTCGGCGAGCGCTCGCGCAAGGGCGGCGTGCTCCTGCCCTGA
- a CDS encoding 2-hydroxypropyl-CoM lyase (PFAM: Methionine synthase vitamin-B12 independent~KEGG: nca:Noca_4810 methionine synthase, vitamin-B12 independent) codes for MLIRGEDVTIPTSMVGNYPNPRWWDAQFARTWTGDQEPPDALIQESLEDAVAAIARDQERAGLDIISDGRVHGDNYAEQALYYYYRRLGYDLKGGYLGFPIYSRLHAGTLTGEVRRHGAIMVEQAKALKKATGKPTKVQYTGVQALTQATNDLHYKSSRDRAMAIAKAINEDIREVDALGVDFIQIDEFTWPYFFEDWAIEAFNAAVDGVKNAKIIAHVCWGNWGGTPAYYPDETAASGEIFDLTKRKAEATKATATGSIVPKAYEARLDVLNLESCGRRSDDLSGLHVMKNHPLPDNVSFWAGVIDVKSTITETADEVANRIRRLLEIVPADRLGVTTDCGLILLQRYIAQDKLHALVEGTKIVRAELAKAKQAA; via the coding sequence ATGCTGATCCGAGGGGAAGACGTCACGATTCCGACCAGTATGGTCGGCAACTATCCCAATCCGCGGTGGTGGGACGCCCAGTTCGCCCGCACCTGGACGGGTGATCAGGAGCCGCCGGACGCGCTGATCCAGGAATCCCTCGAGGATGCGGTGGCTGCCATCGCCCGCGATCAGGAGCGCGCCGGCCTCGACATCATCAGCGACGGCCGCGTGCACGGCGACAATTACGCCGAACAGGCCCTTTATTATTACTACCGGCGCCTCGGCTACGACCTCAAGGGCGGCTATCTCGGCTTTCCGATCTACAGCCGGCTTCACGCGGGCACCCTCACCGGCGAGGTCCGGCGCCACGGCGCGATCATGGTCGAGCAGGCCAAGGCGCTGAAGAAGGCCACTGGCAAGCCCACCAAGGTGCAGTATACGGGCGTCCAGGCGCTCACCCAGGCGACCAACGACCTGCACTACAAGTCGAGCCGCGATCGCGCCATGGCCATCGCCAAGGCCATCAACGAGGACATCCGCGAGGTGGACGCGCTCGGCGTCGACTTCATTCAGATCGACGAGTTCACCTGGCCCTATTTCTTCGAGGACTGGGCCATCGAAGCCTTCAACGCGGCGGTGGACGGCGTGAAGAACGCCAAGATCATCGCCCATGTGTGCTGGGGCAACTGGGGCGGCACGCCCGCTTACTATCCCGACGAGACGGCGGCCAGCGGCGAGATCTTCGATCTCACCAAGCGCAAGGCGGAAGCCACCAAGGCCACCGCCACCGGCTCCATCGTGCCGAAGGCCTACGAGGCCCGGCTCGACGTGCTCAACCTGGAAAGCTGCGGGCGCCGCTCCGATGATCTCAGCGGCCTTCACGTGATGAAGAACCATCCCCTGCCGGACAATGTCTCGTTCTGGGCGGGCGTCATCGACGTGAAGAGCACCATCACGGAGACGGCCGACGAGGTGGCAAACCGCATTCGCCGGCTGCTGGAGATCGTCCCGGCGGACCGCCTCGGCGTGACCACCGACTGCGGCCTCATTCTGCTCCAGCGCTATATCGCCCAGGACAAGCTGCACGCCCTCGTCGAGGGCACCAAGATTGTCCGAGCAGAGCTCGCCAAGGCCAAGCAGGCGGCCTGA
- a CDS encoding Oxidoreductase FAD-binding domain protein (PFAM: ferredoxin; oxidoreductase FAD/NAD(P)-binding domain protein; Oxidoreductase FAD-binding domain protein~KEGG: reu:Reut_B5674 ferredoxin:oxidoreductase FAD/NAD(P)-binding:oxidoreductase FAD-binding region) — MRASGTMPEARDAAATAERPGQDGAFHVRLNDGRSFSCRSDQTVLHAALAAGIDMPYECASGSCGSCRCRLSHGSVSLLWPEAPGLSARDRQKGDRILACQSTPSSDLEINVRAGDALLEPPPRRHAARVTVKETLCASVIRLVLNVGGPIHFLPGQFFILDLPGAGRRAYSVANLENAAGGIELLIKRKIGGAGTAALFDQCAPGMGLVIEGPYGRAYLRADSARGIVAVAGGSGLAPMLSILRGALARGFGGPMDLYFGVNTAEELFCVPELSALQAAGARVHLALRDGGPGPAGLHRQAGLIGDALVAGEPDLKAKDLYVAGPAPMTDDILARTVRQEAIPADRVFFDRFV, encoded by the coding sequence ATGCGGGCCTCGGGCACGATGCCTGAGGCGCGTGACGCGGCCGCCACGGCCGAGCGTCCGGGGCAGGACGGGGCATTTCACGTGCGGCTGAACGACGGCAGGAGCTTTTCCTGTCGCTCGGACCAGACCGTGCTCCACGCCGCCCTCGCGGCGGGGATCGACATGCCCTACGAATGCGCCAGCGGCTCGTGCGGCTCCTGCCGATGCCGTCTGAGCCACGGGAGCGTCTCGCTCCTGTGGCCGGAGGCCCCGGGCCTCAGCGCGCGCGACCGGCAGAAGGGCGATCGCATCCTCGCCTGCCAGTCCACGCCTTCGTCCGATCTCGAGATCAACGTGCGGGCCGGCGATGCGCTCCTCGAGCCACCGCCCCGGCGCCACGCCGCCCGCGTCACCGTGAAGGAGACGCTGTGCGCCTCGGTGATCCGGCTCGTCCTGAATGTCGGCGGGCCGATCCATTTCCTGCCCGGGCAGTTCTTCATCCTCGATCTGCCGGGCGCGGGCCGGCGCGCCTATTCGGTGGCCAATCTTGAGAATGCCGCCGGAGGGATCGAGCTCCTGATCAAGCGCAAGATCGGCGGCGCCGGCACGGCCGCGCTGTTCGACCAGTGCGCGCCGGGCATGGGCCTCGTCATCGAGGGGCCCTACGGGCGGGCCTATCTGCGCGCGGACAGCGCGCGCGGCATCGTCGCGGTGGCGGGGGGGTCGGGCCTTGCGCCCATGCTCTCCATCCTGCGCGGCGCGCTCGCCCGAGGATTTGGCGGGCCCATGGACCTCTATTTCGGCGTCAACACCGCCGAGGAGCTGTTCTGCGTGCCCGAGCTTTCCGCCCTTCAGGCCGCGGGCGCGCGGGTGCATCTGGCTCTGCGGGACGGCGGGCCGGGGCCGGCCGGGCTCCATCGGCAGGCTGGCCTGATCGGCGACGCGCTCGTCGCCGGCGAGCCCGACCTGAAGGCGAAGGACCTCTATGTGGCCGGGCCCGCGCCCATGACCGACGACATCCTCGCCCGCACGGTGCGGCAGGAGGCCATTCCCGCGGACCGGGTGTTTTTCGACCGTTTCGTGTGA
- a CDS encoding Rieske (2Fe-2S) domain protein (PFAM: Rieske [2Fe-2S] domain protein~KEGG: rme:Rmet_1314 Rieske (2Fe-2S) region) encodes MNLHAPNAEQDDIEYVDVCAVDDLWDGEMDVFDVGEHEVLLVKHEGRFHAYDGICPHQSVSLVEGHLTEDGVLICKAHEWQFSVEGGQGINPANVCLQSFPLKVEGGRVLIGTEPLPKEGEA; translated from the coding sequence GTGAACCTTCACGCCCCCAACGCCGAGCAAGACGACATCGAGTATGTCGATGTCTGCGCGGTCGATGATCTCTGGGACGGTGAGATGGATGTCTTCGACGTGGGCGAGCACGAGGTCCTGCTCGTCAAGCACGAAGGCCGGTTCCATGCCTATGACGGCATCTGCCCCCATCAGTCCGTCTCCCTGGTCGAGGGCCACCTGACCGAGGACGGGGTCCTGATCTGCAAGGCGCATGAATGGCAATTCAGCGTCGAGGGCGGTCAGGGGATCAATCCCGCCAACGTCTGTCTCCAGTCGTTCCCCCTCAAGGTCGAGGGGGGACGTGTCCTGATCGGCACCGAACCGCTGCCCAAAGAGGGAGAGGCCTGA